The Actinomadura graeca nucleotide sequence TGCGGCGTCGGGGCGGAGCCCGTCGAAGACGATCCTCAGGACGTCGTCGCCCGCCCCCGCGCGCCCGGCCGCGTACGACAGCCCCGCCAGCAGCGCCGTCACCTGCGCCGGTTCCACGTCGGCGCGGACGGCACCGGCCTCCTGCGCCCTCCGCAGCAGTGCCCCGAGCTCGGACGCCAGCCCGGGGGCGGCCCGCCCTGCGGCCTCACCGGCGTCGCCGCCCGCCCAGGCCAGCGCTTCGGAGACCGCCCTCTCGGCCGCCGCCCGCCCCACGACGCGGGCGAGGAAGCCGAAGAACGCCGCGCCGGGGTCGTCCGCGTCCAGCAGGCCGCGCGCCTCCGCGGCCAGCCGCTCCAGCAGGGCGGCCAGGACGGCCTCCAGGAGCGACTCCTTGGTCGGGAAATGCCGGAACACCGTGCCGATCCCGACGCCCGCCTCCCGCGCGACCTCCTCGGTGGACGCCGACGCCCCCCGGGCCGCGAAGACGGCCTCGGCCGCGGCGAGCACCCGGGCGCGGTTGCGCACGGCGTCGGCGCGCGGGGGCCTCCCGGGCGGGGACGAGGTCATCGCGGCCTTTCCGTTTGACCGGGGGAGCCGGGACTCCCTACCTTCTATTCGGAGCAGGAACTCCGATTGTACGGGAGAGACAAGCATGTCCGAGTTCGCCAGCCCCCGGGCCGTCTTCCAGCGGGTCATCGACGGGGTGACCGCACGGTGCACGGAGGCCCTGCCACGCCTGTACGCGGAGGACGCGGTGATCGTCCCCCCCTTCGCCGGGGACGCCTCGCGCCTGGAGGGACGGGAGGCCCTGCGCGAGCACTTCGCCCGGCTCGGGAGCCTGCCCGTCGAGATGACCGCGCGCAACGTCGTCGTCCACCAGACCGCCGACCCCGAGGTGATCGTCGCGGAGTTCGAGTACGCGGGCCGCAACACCGAGACCGGCCGTGACTTCGTCGTCCCGAACATCGTGGTCCTGCGCGTCCGCAAGGGGCGCATCGTCGAGTCCCGGGACTACGCGCACCACAGCGTGCTGGAGGCTGCGCTGGCGTGACGCCCCCGGCGGCGGGGGCGGCGGGCTCAGCCGGTGACGACCGCCACGATCCTGCCGCCCGGCGGGAACGCGCCGCGCCCCGCCAGGGAGAAGATCCCGGACATCATCTTCGCCACGTACACCCGGTCCAGGACGAGGCCGTGCCGTCCGGCG carries:
- a CDS encoding TetR/AcrR family transcriptional regulator; its protein translation is MTSSPPGRPPRADAVRNRARVLAAAEAVFAARGASASTEEVAREAGVGIGTVFRHFPTKESLLEAVLAALLERLAAEARGLLDADDPGAAFFGFLARVVGRAAAERAVSEALAWAGGDAGEAAGRAAPGLASELGALLRRAQEAGAVRADVEPAQVTALLAGLSYAAGRAGAGDDVLRIVFDGLRPDAARGTGPQGRPRRA
- a CDS encoding nuclear transport factor 2 family protein, with protein sequence MSEFASPRAVFQRVIDGVTARCTEALPRLYAEDAVIVPPFAGDASRLEGREALREHFARLGSLPVEMTARNVVVHQTADPEVIVAEFEYAGRNTETGRDFVVPNIVVLRVRKGRIVESRDYAHHSVLEAALA